The DNA sequence ACGTAAATAGCAAAATCGGGGCAGTGTAGCTCGCACTCTCGGCACCCGATACAGGCCTCCGGGTGTACCACTTCGATCGTTTTGCCTAGCACTGCGCGCGGCTCGACGGCCATCGCCAGCACGCCCGCAGGACAGCGGCTCACGCAGATATCGCACGCCTTGCAGCGCGAGATATCGACCCAGACGGGGGCGTCAGTTTTTATCAGCATATTTTTCCTTATCAAATTTAACTCGTAACGATAATTTTATAGCATTTAAGTTAAATTTGGTATTTAAATCGGATAGTAAAACAAAATTTGGAGTTTTTTTGTATGAAAACGAGCAAATTTGAAACGCCCTAGCGGATATGCCGTTCTTGATATTTAGGATTTTTGGTTCAAATTTAACGGCTATTACGC is a window from the Campylobacter massiliensis genome containing:
- a CDS encoding 4Fe-4S binding protein, which translates into the protein MLIKTDAPVWVDISRCKACDICVSRCPAGVLAMAVEPRAVLGKTIEVVHPEACIGCRECELHCPDFAIYVAEKGFKFAKLTAESKERATAVKENKFEKLEAER